Proteins co-encoded in one Flavobacterium fluviale genomic window:
- a CDS encoding SusC/RagA family TonB-linked outer membrane protein, producing MKKLLNKIRFDKPFLKFDLKMKLTTLFLFTALTIMHAGTTYSQKAKISFSANNMTVAKAIEKLEYTTNYRFVYNVRSVDLNRIITINESNVAIETLLNTIFGNTGTDYKVSGNHIVLMARKAPAEKATVKAEADFIVKGRVTDEKGMPLVGAAISDNGSGRGVQTDFNGEYQIITVGSETTLAFAYLGYVRQEIKVEGRSVINVVLKEDVLELEGIVLKTGYQEITAEKATGSFSSLKAKDFQEQRLNSLDKILEGRIVGYQDGKIRGTTSMTGVSAPLYVIDGFPVENTKLTPYASIEENLPNLNLEDIETITVLKDAAASSIYGARAANGVVVITTKKAKAGKTNISFSSNLTVTPYRNYTGNLTSSADIIGLEKGWADGNPNLKTANANTYAQSLLNNAVFTSLGMQTILNGYAGNISQAEMNGRLDQLGSQGYKYYDDVARYAKRDQYFMQHNLSLGKATESNSFNASLTYKDNQLEDIYSENETVGLNLKNSTQINSWLSLDLGTYVNYGRGDTQSYNPINTSTGIFNAGYKHQPYNQLVNNDGTNFVSTPESRYNAFTLNSLKNYGLYDMNITPMDELGRNLIESKNFLNRTYAKFNVKFSHAFTYDAMFQYEFGSDRANQLFDKDSYYVRSKVNGMVTLANNRAVYNLPYGDIVKNTEQITNAYNFRQQLNFNQTFNDKHDVSAIAGMEIRHTKLQFNTNTRYGYDAQTLGFATVNQTDLLKVYGSIFSGYMIQDEFSLEKELLNRYVSVYGTGGYTYDKKYSVSGSLRWDRSNLWGTDSEYQNKPTWSAGAAWNIDKESFFTASWIDALKVRASYGIGGNIAKDSAPYLTAYYNSNPNVGGNQGTVRSRPNPELSWEKTTTTNIGLDFSFFKNRLGGTLDLYNKKGENLLASSQGIPTEGWGYSTYKINNGEMTNKGIEVSLRGTIVKTPSFSWDAAVLYANNKNNVDYVNVKAPVYYLQIDQAQSFPRVGTNFNSIYGYKWAGLSATGIPQVYDASGAAVKYNPGQLEAIEDYGSTVPIHSGSFHTSANYKNFSLSALFIYELGHKVRNTFLPMLSNNYNGAAGGYVTDITVVNNHIADRWMQPGDEAFTNVPRAVYEYDPEFNSDSRTIYSYVDINILDASNLRLSNISLAYQMPKDLIKRAKLDGVRFNLNAENVYTFAKSRDAKFLLGGFTSPSFVLGVNVNF from the coding sequence ATGAAAAAACTATTGAACAAAATCAGGTTCGACAAGCCTTTTTTGAAATTTGATTTGAAGATGAAATTGACCACATTATTTTTATTCACCGCCTTAACAATAATGCACGCCGGAACTACTTATTCGCAGAAAGCTAAAATTTCTTTTAGTGCAAATAATATGACTGTTGCAAAAGCTATTGAAAAGTTAGAATACACAACCAATTACAGATTTGTATATAATGTAAGATCTGTTGATCTAAACAGGATCATTACAATTAATGAGAGTAATGTTGCTATTGAGACACTCTTAAATACCATTTTTGGCAATACAGGAACCGATTATAAAGTTTCTGGAAACCATATTGTTTTAATGGCAAGAAAAGCTCCTGCAGAAAAAGCAACCGTAAAAGCGGAAGCAGACTTTATCGTAAAAGGACGCGTAACCGATGAAAAAGGCATGCCTTTAGTTGGCGCCGCAATTTCAGATAATGGTTCGGGTAGAGGAGTACAGACAGATTTTAATGGAGAATATCAAATTATCACGGTAGGCAGCGAAACTACTTTGGCATTTGCTTATTTAGGATATGTAAGACAAGAAATTAAAGTTGAAGGAAGAAGCGTTATAAATGTTGTTTTGAAAGAAGATGTTCTGGAATTAGAAGGCATAGTATTAAAAACAGGTTATCAGGAAATTACGGCTGAGAAAGCAACAGGATCTTTTTCTAGTTTAAAAGCAAAAGATTTTCAGGAGCAGCGTTTAAATAGTTTAGACAAAATTTTAGAAGGTCGTATTGTTGGGTATCAAGACGGAAAAATTCGTGGAACTACCTCTATGACAGGTGTAAGCGCCCCTTTATATGTTATTGATGGTTTTCCAGTAGAAAATACAAAATTAACTCCGTATGCTTCTATAGAAGAAAATCTGCCTAACCTGAATTTAGAAGATATTGAAACTATTACAGTTTTAAAAGATGCAGCAGCTTCTTCTATCTACGGTGCGCGCGCAGCAAATGGAGTGGTGGTTATTACAACTAAAAAAGCAAAAGCAGGAAAAACAAATATTTCATTTTCAAGTAATTTAACGGTTACGCCTTATAGAAATTATACTGGTAACCTTACCAGTTCTGCTGATATTATTGGTTTAGAAAAAGGATGGGCAGACGGAAACCCTAATTTGAAAACTGCTAATGCAAATACGTATGCACAGTCATTGTTAAATAATGCTGTATTTACAAGTTTAGGAATGCAGACTATTTTAAATGGTTATGCTGGAAATATTTCGCAGGCAGAAATGAATGGTCGTTTAGATCAACTTGGTTCTCAAGGTTATAAATACTACGATGATGTAGCAAGATATGCAAAACGCGATCAGTATTTTATGCAGCATAACCTTAGTTTAGGAAAAGCTACAGAAAGCAATTCATTTAATGCTTCTTTAACTTACAAAGACAATCAGCTTGAGGATATTTATTCTGAAAATGAAACAGTTGGTCTTAATTTAAAAAACTCCACTCAAATTAACAGCTGGTTATCTTTAGACTTAGGAACTTATGTTAATTATGGAAGAGGAGATACACAGAGTTATAATCCTATTAACACTTCTACAGGTATATTTAATGCGGGTTATAAACATCAGCCGTATAATCAGTTAGTTAATAATGATGGAACTAACTTTGTTTCTACACCAGAATCTCGCTACAATGCTTTCACGCTAAATTCTCTTAAAAACTACGGTCTTTATGATATGAATATTACGCCAATGGATGAGTTGGGGAGAAATTTAATTGAAAGTAAAAATTTCCTGAACAGAACTTATGCAAAGTTTAATGTGAAATTTAGTCATGCATTTACATATGATGCTATGTTCCAATACGAATTTGGTTCAGATCGTGCCAACCAGCTGTTTGATAAAGATTCATACTATGTAAGAAGTAAAGTAAATGGTATGGTGACACTTGCCAATAACAGAGCAGTTTATAATTTGCCTTACGGCGATATTGTAAAAAATACAGAACAGATTACAAATGCATATAATTTCCGCCAGCAGTTAAATTTCAATCAAACTTTTAACGACAAGCATGATGTGTCTGCTATTGCAGGTATGGAAATTCGTCACACTAAGTTACAATTTAATACCAATACTCGTTATGGATATGATGCTCAGACTTTAGGATTTGCAACAGTAAACCAGACAGATCTTCTTAAAGTGTACGGTAGTATTTTTAGCGGCTACATGATACAAGACGAATTTTCATTAGAAAAAGAATTATTAAACCGTTATGTTTCTGTTTATGGAACGGGAGGATATACTTATGATAAAAAGTATTCAGTATCAGGAAGTTTAAGATGGGATCGTTCTAACCTTTGGGGAACAGACAGCGAATATCAAAATAAGCCCACATGGTCAGCTGGAGCTGCATGGAATATCGATAAAGAATCATTTTTTACTGCTTCATGGATAGATGCACTTAAAGTTCGTGCTTCTTATGGTATTGGAGGAAATATTGCGAAAGACTCTGCTCCTTATTTAACAGCTTATTACAATTCTAATCCAAATGTTGGAGGAAATCAGGGAACTGTTCGATCAAGACCAAATCCAGAATTATCTTGGGAGAAAACTACAACAACTAACATTGGTTTAGATTTCTCATTCTTCAAAAACAGATTAGGAGGAACTCTGGATCTTTATAACAAAAAAGGAGAAAATTTATTAGCGAGCAGTCAAGGAATTCCAACAGAAGGATGGGGGTATTCAACTTATAAAATCAATAACGGAGAAATGACTAACAAAGGTATCGAAGTTAGTTTAAGAGGAACAATTGTGAAAACACCTTCATTCTCTTGGGACGCAGCTGTTTTATATGCGAACAACAAAAACAATGTCGATTATGTAAATGTAAAAGCGCCGGTTTATTACCTGCAGATAGATCAAGCACAATCTTTTCCGAGAGTAGGTACCAACTTTAATTCTATTTATGGTTATAAATGGGCAGGACTAAGCGCAACAGGAATTCCTCAAGTTTATGATGCTTCAGGAGCTGCAGTAAAATACAATCCGGGACAATTAGAAGCAATCGAAGATTATGGTTCAACAGTTCCTATACACAGCGGTTCTTTCCATACTTCTGCAAATTATAAAAACTTCTCGCTGTCGGCTCTTTTCATTTATGAGTTAGGACATAAAGTAAGAAATACATTCCTGCCAATGTTATCCAACAATTATAATGGAGCAGCTGGAGGTTACGTAACAGATATCACTGTAGTAAATAATCATATTGCAGACCGTTGGATGCAGCCTGGTGATGAGGCTTTTACCAATGTGCCAAGAGCTGTTTATGAGTATGATCCAGAATTTAATTCAGATTCTCGTACTATTTATTCGTATGTAGATATTAATATTTTGGATGCTTCAAACTTGAGATTGAGCAACATTTCATTGGCTTATCAAATGCCAAAAGACCTTATTAAAAGAGCAAAATTAGATGGTGTACGTTTTAACTTGAACGCAGAAAACGTTTACACCTTCGCTAAAAGCAGAGACGCGAAGTTCCTTCTAGGCGGTTTCACATCTCCAAGTTTTGTTTTGGGTGTAAATGTTAATTTCTAA
- a CDS encoding RagB/SusD family nutrient uptake outer membrane protein codes for MKNIYKKAAFLLALGLTFASCENYLDDVPKGSKSPTTLADYEAFLRDEYTNHRVNIIGASLLLNDQYATLATLSSDRLTNANYMWDENADRIALKVSDETTFYASYQGISTFNLLIESVLNSTKATEEEKRVVWAEAKVLRAMNYFNLVNFYADTYVASTAATKLSVPLITSANINAPSKQVTIQELYDFILNDVKEALPYLPKVSQTALHPNLGTGYAFYSRVYLQMNNYTEALKYADLALAENNKLYDWVGYYNTNKAIIDVPNSYTATTSPMGFNYVENYNYRHGITNNLSTENSIPVERAQRFETGDARFISRWKIYTVGAETYYRRTLSGFFNLGGITTVEIYLIKAECLARAGQISDALGVLNTVRKTRILPASYQDISTTDQATALRAIYRTKNNELVNTLIPFADARRLNAEGVYKVSFTKTANGNTYTLSSDSHLWTMPFPQGATQNPGNGTITQNVDK; via the coding sequence ATGAAAAATATATATAAAAAAGCAGCCTTTTTATTAGCTTTAGGATTGACTTTTGCTTCTTGCGAAAATTATTTGGATGATGTTCCAAAAGGATCAAAATCGCCAACAACATTAGCAGATTATGAAGCTTTTTTACGTGACGAATACACAAACCACAGAGTAAATATAATTGGCGCTTCACTATTACTAAACGACCAATATGCAACTCTAGCTACTTTATCAAGCGATAGATTGACTAATGCTAATTACATGTGGGATGAAAATGCCGACCGTATTGCATTGAAAGTATCTGATGAAACGACTTTTTACGCAAGTTATCAAGGAATTTCAACCTTTAATTTACTTATCGAGAGTGTTCTAAATTCAACTAAAGCTACAGAAGAAGAAAAAAGAGTGGTTTGGGCAGAAGCAAAAGTACTGCGTGCCATGAACTATTTTAATTTGGTTAATTTTTATGCAGATACTTATGTCGCTTCTACAGCTGCTACAAAATTATCAGTTCCGTTAATTACCAGTGCCAATATAAATGCGCCAAGCAAGCAGGTAACCATTCAAGAATTGTATGATTTTATTTTGAATGATGTTAAAGAAGCACTTCCTTATCTGCCTAAAGTTTCACAAACAGCTTTACATCCAAATTTAGGCACTGGATATGCATTTTATTCAAGAGTTTATCTGCAAATGAATAATTACACAGAAGCCTTAAAATATGCAGACTTAGCATTGGCAGAAAACAATAAATTGTACGATTGGGTTGGATATTACAATACCAATAAAGCAATTATTGATGTTCCAAATTCATATACTGCGACAACTTCTCCTATGGGATTTAATTATGTAGAAAATTATAATTATCGTCATGGTATTACAAATAATTTATCTACAGAAAATAGTATTCCAGTAGAGCGCGCGCAGCGTTTTGAAACTGGCGATGCCCGTTTTATTTCTCGTTGGAAAATCTACACTGTTGGTGCAGAAACGTATTACAGAAGAACGTTATCTGGCTTTTTTAACTTAGGAGGAATTACAACTGTAGAAATTTATTTGATTAAAGCAGAATGTCTGGCGCGTGCAGGGCAGATCAGTGACGCTTTAGGTGTTTTAAATACGGTTCGTAAAACGCGTATTCTTCCAGCTTCTTATCAGGATATTTCAACTACAGATCAGGCGACTGCACTAAGAGCTATTTACAGAACAAAAAATAATGAACTTGTTAATACGTTGATTCCTTTTGCAGACGCACGCCGTTTAAATGCAGAAGGTGTTTATAAAGTAAGTTTTACTAAAACTGCCAACGGAAATACGTATACTTTATCATCAGATTCTCATTTATGGACAATGCCATTTCCACAGGGAGCAACGCAAAATCCAGGAAACGGAACGATAACTCAAAATGTAGATAAATAA
- a CDS encoding TlpA disulfide reductase family protein, producing the protein MNTIKYKIVGLCICLFMISNSTRAQKKKTTAPAAASYNIEGIITGVADGTTVKLIPGATHSSELPVAETTLKEGKFNFTGKLNEPRFFYIVFGKSKGFIPLIVENSKIKVSADGEVSKNEDERITFKNEVISGSKSNDYYQKETAFKEDLNKDYADYHKGTEELSKLYSKARTTGDKKVMDSIANSPEWKDFEVKEKAFFTKVEKTTVDLIAKHKTTWWGPFFMMTQFSYFTPDQKPLFEQFSETAKKSYYGQLVDKDLNPKTLVGTSVANFGLKDKDGKAYTAKEITAGKKYILIDFWASWCGPCRKEIPNLKTAYSEYADKGFEILSISIDKDEKAWQKALGMENMPWHNLLDDDKVSKSFNVKTIPATYLVDSKGVIISDNLRGAELEAKLKELLKS; encoded by the coding sequence ATGAATACAATTAAATATAAAATAGTAGGATTGTGTATCTGCTTGTTTATGATTTCAAACAGTACGAGGGCACAAAAGAAAAAAACGACTGCACCAGCTGCAGCTTCTTACAACATTGAAGGAATTATTACCGGCGTGGCAGATGGAACAACTGTAAAATTAATTCCTGGTGCAACGCATTCTTCTGAATTGCCTGTTGCAGAGACAACTCTGAAAGAAGGTAAATTTAACTTTACAGGAAAACTAAACGAACCGCGTTTTTTTTATATCGTCTTTGGAAAAAGTAAAGGCTTTATTCCTTTAATCGTTGAAAATTCTAAGATAAAAGTTTCGGCAGATGGAGAAGTTTCAAAAAATGAAGATGAAAGAATTACATTTAAAAATGAAGTTATTTCAGGTTCTAAATCAAATGATTACTATCAAAAAGAAACTGCTTTTAAAGAAGATTTGAATAAAGATTACGCAGATTATCATAAAGGAACCGAAGAGCTTTCAAAATTATATTCAAAAGCCAGAACTACAGGCGACAAAAAAGTAATGGATTCTATTGCAAATTCTCCAGAATGGAAAGATTTTGAAGTAAAAGAAAAAGCGTTTTTTACCAAAGTAGAAAAAACAACAGTCGATCTTATTGCAAAGCATAAAACAACTTGGTGGGGACCATTTTTTATGATGACGCAGTTTAGTTATTTTACGCCAGATCAAAAACCGCTTTTCGAACAATTTTCAGAAACGGCAAAGAAAAGTTATTACGGACAATTGGTAGACAAAGATTTGAACCCGAAAACATTGGTAGGGACAAGTGTTGCTAATTTTGGGTTAAAAGATAAAGATGGAAAGGCGTATACAGCTAAAGAAATTACAGCAGGAAAAAAATACATTCTAATTGACTTTTGGGCTTCTTGGTGCGGTCCGTGCCGTAAAGAAATCCCAAACCTAAAAACCGCTTATTCAGAATATGCGGATAAAGGATTTGAAATTTTAAGTATTTCAATTGATAAAGATGAAAAAGCTTGGCAGAAAGCATTAGGAATGGAAAATATGCCATGGCACAATCTTCTAGACGATGATAAAGTAAGTAAATCATTTAATGTAAAAACAATTCCGGCGACTTATTTAGTAGATAGTAAAGGTGTAATTATCAGCGATAATTTAAGAGGTGCAGAATTGGAAGCAAAATTAAAAGAGCTTTTGAAATCTTAA
- a CDS encoding TlpA disulfide reductase family protein, whose amino-acid sequence MKSTILKSGLTALALITALSSCSKKEGFTINGTIAGLDKGMVYLENTDEKGNKKITDSAQISPEGAFAFTGKVSEPLLHTIKLKGEEYGAFFLLDNDEIKFEAKKDSIFKAKITGTLQNDVYKSYYDNEFKKIQNIAGPIYKLSDSLQQNGKVKLTAEQQTMMDKKWKDLAAFADDLTDKFIRKNKDKIAAALVINDRIVSYGTPQQVKTYYAVLSPEVQQSVYGKQLKEAIDLNDKTAIGVTAPEFSQTDINGKVVKLSDYKGKYVLVDFWASWCGPCRKENPNVVLAYKTYHDKGFDVLGVSLDDKKKLWEKAIERDGLTWTHVSDLKGWQNEAAVLYGVKMVPTNYLIGPDGKIVAKNLREAELQSKLKEIFSKS is encoded by the coding sequence ATGAAAAGTACAATCTTAAAATCAGGTTTGACTGCTCTGGCTTTGATAACCGCACTTTCTTCTTGTTCCAAAAAAGAAGGATTTACGATCAATGGTACAATCGCAGGATTAGATAAAGGGATGGTTTATCTGGAAAACACAGATGAAAAAGGAAATAAGAAAATAACCGATTCAGCACAAATTAGTCCTGAAGGAGCTTTTGCTTTTACGGGAAAAGTTTCAGAACCGCTTTTACATACCATTAAATTAAAAGGAGAAGAATATGGTGCTTTTTTCCTTTTAGATAATGATGAAATAAAATTTGAAGCTAAAAAAGATTCTATTTTTAAAGCTAAAATTACTGGGACATTACAAAATGATGTATACAAATCATATTATGATAATGAATTTAAAAAAATTCAGAATATCGCCGGACCAATCTATAAATTATCTGATTCATTACAGCAAAACGGAAAAGTAAAATTAACAGCAGAACAGCAAACGATGATGGATAAAAAGTGGAAAGATCTTGCCGCTTTCGCTGATGATTTAACTGATAAGTTTATCCGAAAAAATAAAGATAAAATAGCTGCCGCTTTAGTAATTAATGATCGAATTGTTTCGTACGGAACACCACAACAAGTCAAAACATATTATGCTGTATTATCACCAGAAGTACAGCAATCGGTTTATGGAAAACAGTTAAAAGAAGCCATCGATCTTAATGATAAAACGGCAATTGGCGTTACTGCTCCAGAATTTTCTCAAACAGATATAAACGGAAAAGTCGTTAAATTGTCTGATTATAAAGGGAAATATGTTTTAGTAGACTTTTGGGCAAGCTGGTGCGGTCCATGCCGAAAAGAAAATCCGAATGTGGTTTTGGCTTACAAAACTTACCACGATAAAGGATTTGATGTTTTGGGAGTTTCTCTAGACGATAAAAAGAAACTTTGGGAAAAAGCGATTGAAAGAGATGGATTAACATGGACTCATGTTTCAGATTTAAAAGGCTGGCAGAATGAAGCTGCAGTTTTATACGGTGTAAAAATGGTTCCAACCAATTACTTAATTGGACCTGACGGAAAAATTGTTGCCAAAAACTTGAGAGAAGCAGAACTACAATCGAAATTAAAGGAAATCTTCAGTAAATCTTAA
- a CDS encoding M16 family metallopeptidase, producing the protein MKKHIFLGFCSFAFCTLVSAQNKSVNFKKIKELGGIEEYLYQPNGMNILLLQDNASPVATVQIVYRVGSKHEVLGNTGSTHLLEHLMFKGTPTFNKKNGNTITDVLQNTGAQLNATTWYDRTNYFETLPSDKIELAIQIEADRMRNSLLTKEDKDAEMTVVRNEFERGENNPNALLDKEIWASAYIAHPYHHSTIGWKSDIEKAPIEVLKNFYNTYYWPDNATLTIIGDFKKENVFELIEKYFGKITKAPKEMPQPYTEEPQQYGARKIVVKKPGELGVVNKAYKIPGALHEDLPALNILAQIIGSGPSAILSKTFVDTRLGIYASARATNFKEVGLFTIAVGFPTTSKHEDIDAKISEVVAKIQKEGVTQDEVNRVVAKISAQTILARDGSGVIASALNEAIASGDWTDYITGVDRLKKVTPADVLRVAQQYLVEDQSTTGYFIPKQAGSQNTATVKASNFTEENGPFYYRHSEDGHLHEERAVNPASIKNTLEEITSAESVIEKTASAFKREKVAGIDVVSVKTSAKDFVTVAASISLGNYASETKNDIIPALTASMLSKGTTLNDKFKFSEKLQKLGVNLNVNASTFKINIGFKCLKKDLDQVVALLAEELRNPLFDAKEFENLKQQFIGNTQQDLNDPGARGDIALSQAIYPKTNPNYSLSVEDNIANIKNATLDEVKAFHKKYFGTASMRLVIVGDTDGANLNASLKKSFKNWNGGVTEKLKFEEASKSAAKTEVVTIPEKPSAELYIGQFTGLKRADADYIPFFIGNYTLGAGFAGRLMQTVRDNDGLTYSISSGLGGNIETGGYWFVNASFNPNLFQKGLDATMIQVDKWVNNGITAEELENKKTNLIGSFKVGMSTTNGMARTILSFIERGLEPNYIEQYPNDIQKATLQQVNDAIKKYVQLDKMIIVKSGSLDQSGNPLK; encoded by the coding sequence ATGAAAAAACACATCTTTCTGGGCTTTTGCTCATTTGCATTCTGTACATTAGTATCGGCGCAGAATAAATCGGTCAATTTTAAGAAAATTAAAGAACTAGGCGGTATAGAAGAATATTTATACCAGCCAAACGGAATGAACATATTACTGCTTCAGGACAACGCTTCGCCAGTTGCTACGGTGCAGATTGTATATCGTGTTGGTTCAAAACATGAAGTTTTAGGAAACACCGGATCAACGCATCTTTTAGAACATTTAATGTTTAAAGGAACTCCGACTTTCAACAAAAAAAATGGAAATACAATTACTGATGTTCTTCAAAACACAGGTGCGCAGTTAAATGCGACAACTTGGTATGACCGTACGAATTATTTTGAAACACTTCCGAGTGATAAAATCGAATTGGCAATTCAGATCGAAGCCGACAGAATGCGTAATTCATTATTAACAAAAGAAGATAAAGATGCAGAAATGACTGTTGTGCGCAACGAATTTGAACGTGGCGAAAACAATCCGAATGCATTGCTAGATAAAGAAATCTGGGCTTCGGCTTACATTGCACATCCGTATCATCATTCAACTATCGGATGGAAATCAGATATTGAAAAAGCACCTATCGAAGTTTTAAAAAACTTTTATAATACTTATTACTGGCCTGATAATGCAACTTTGACAATTATTGGAGATTTCAAAAAAGAAAATGTTTTTGAATTAATCGAAAAGTATTTTGGTAAAATTACAAAAGCGCCTAAAGAAATGCCTCAGCCTTATACAGAAGAGCCTCAGCAGTATGGAGCGCGTAAAATTGTGGTAAAAAAACCGGGTGAGTTGGGTGTTGTCAATAAAGCCTATAAAATTCCTGGCGCTCTGCACGAGGATCTTCCAGCTCTAAATATTTTGGCCCAAATTATTGGTTCTGGTCCGTCAGCAATTTTAAGTAAAACTTTCGTTGATACGCGTTTAGGAATTTACGCTAGTGCACGTGCTACTAATTTTAAAGAAGTGGGACTTTTTACTATTGCCGTTGGATTTCCAACAACTTCTAAACACGAAGATATTGATGCGAAAATTAGCGAAGTGGTGGCTAAAATTCAAAAAGAAGGCGTAACTCAGGATGAGGTAAATAGAGTTGTAGCGAAAATCAGTGCACAAACTATTTTAGCACGCGATGGTTCTGGGGTGATTGCATCAGCATTAAATGAAGCAATCGCTTCTGGCGACTGGACAGATTATATTACGGGAGTTGACAGGCTTAAAAAAGTTACTCCTGCAGATGTTTTGCGTGTAGCACAGCAATATTTAGTTGAAGATCAAAGTACGACCGGGTATTTTATTCCGAAGCAGGCTGGTTCTCAAAATACTGCGACTGTTAAAGCCAGCAATTTCACAGAAGAAAATGGTCCGTTTTATTACAGACATTCTGAAGATGGACATTTACATGAAGAACGTGCAGTTAATCCAGCTTCAATAAAAAATACTTTAGAAGAAATCACTTCTGCAGAAAGTGTAATCGAGAAAACAGCTTCTGCTTTTAAAAGAGAAAAAGTAGCAGGAATTGACGTAGTTTCGGTAAAAACTTCAGCAAAAGATTTCGTTACCGTTGCCGCAAGTATTTCATTAGGAAATTATGCCAGCGAAACTAAAAATGATATTATTCCAGCGCTTACTGCCTCAATGTTGTCAAAAGGAACAACTTTAAATGATAAGTTTAAATTTTCTGAAAAGCTTCAAAAATTAGGAGTTAACTTAAATGTGAACGCTTCAACTTTTAAAATAAATATCGGATTTAAATGTTTGAAAAAGGATTTAGATCAAGTAGTCGCTTTATTGGCAGAAGAATTAAGAAATCCGTTGTTTGATGCCAAAGAGTTTGAGAATTTAAAACAACAGTTTATTGGAAATACACAACAAGATTTAAATGATCCTGGAGCGAGAGGAGATATTGCTTTATCTCAAGCGATTTATCCAAAAACGAATCCAAATTATAGTTTGAGTGTTGAGGATAATATTGCTAATATTAAAAATGCAACTTTAGATGAGGTTAAAGCTTTTCACAAAAAGTATTTTGGTACAGCATCGATGCGTTTGGTAATTGTGGGAGATACTGATGGCGCGAATTTGAATGCGTCATTAAAAAAATCATTCAAAAATTGGAACGGTGGTGTTACCGAAAAATTAAAATTTGAAGAAGCTTCGAAATCTGCTGCAAAAACAGAAGTAGTTACAATTCCGGAGAAACCAAGTGCAGAATTGTACATAGGACAGTTTACAGGATTAAAAAGAGCTGATGCAGATTATATTCCGTTTTTTATTGGAAATTATACTTTGGGAGCTGGTTTTGCAGGACGTTTAATGCAGACGGTTCGTGATAATGACGGACTTACATACAGTATTTCATCTGGTTTAGGAGGAAATATAGAAACTGGCGGATATTGGTTTGTAAACGCTTCTTTCAACCCAAATTTATTTCAAAAAGGTCTGGATGCCACAATGATTCAGGTAGACAAATGGGTGAACAACGGAATTACAGCCGAGGAATTAGAAAACAAGAAAACCAACTTGATAGGCAGTTTTAAAGTTGGAATGTCAACTACAAACGGAATGGCAAGAACGATTTTAAGTTTTATCGAAAGAGGTTTAGAACCAAACTATATCGAGCAATATCCAAATGACATTCAAAAAGCAACTTTGCAGCAAGTAAACGATGCGATTAAGAAATATGTTCAACTGGATAAAATGATTATCGTCAAATCTGGTTCTCTTGACCAAAGCGGGAACCCTTTGAAGTAG